Proteins encoded by one window of Sphingomonas ginkgonis:
- a CDS encoding neutral zinc metallopeptidase yields MRLDDQRESSNFQDDTGRGGVGFGGGGIGGGGLGMILSLVASRFGIVGVVVLLLGYCALQSIGGLGGGGGIGTGGPGASAPAGQSTLDPQTKQFVTRVLGSTEDTWSKIFAARGQQYQPTRLVAYSQTDRSGCGVAQSAMGPFYCPTDKEVYLDTTFFNELSQRFQAPGDFAMAYVIAHEVGHHVQHLEGTLDQAHNAQASASEAEGNAVQVKVELQADCYAGVWAANARDSKGQAIMEPGDFEEGMRAAQAIGDDTLQKQSQGRVVPESFTHGTSAQRMAALRTGFQSGNPDSCRSL; encoded by the coding sequence ATGCGGCTCGACGACCAGCGCGAAAGCAGCAATTTTCAGGACGACACGGGCCGCGGCGGCGTTGGCTTCGGCGGCGGCGGTATCGGTGGCGGTGGCCTGGGTATGATCCTGAGCCTCGTTGCGAGCCGGTTCGGGATCGTCGGCGTGGTCGTCCTTCTGCTCGGCTATTGCGCGCTGCAGTCGATCGGTGGCCTAGGCGGCGGCGGTGGGATCGGTACTGGCGGTCCCGGCGCCAGCGCACCCGCCGGCCAGTCGACGCTCGATCCGCAGACCAAGCAGTTCGTAACCCGGGTGCTCGGTTCGACCGAGGACACTTGGAGCAAGATCTTCGCCGCGCGCGGGCAGCAATACCAGCCGACCCGGCTGGTCGCTTACTCGCAGACCGATCGTTCAGGATGCGGCGTGGCGCAGTCCGCTATGGGCCCGTTCTATTGCCCCACCGACAAGGAAGTGTACCTCGACACGACCTTCTTCAACGAACTGTCGCAGCGCTTCCAGGCGCCGGGCGACTTCGCCATGGCCTATGTCATCGCGCACGAGGTCGGGCACCATGTTCAGCATCTCGAGGGTACGCTCGACCAGGCTCACAACGCGCAGGCCAGCGCCAGCGAGGCTGAAGGCAATGCGGTTCAGGTAAAGGTCGAGCTGCAAGCGGACTGCTACGCCGGCGTGTGGGCCGCCAATGCCCGCGACAGCAAGGGTCAGGCAATCATGGAGCCCGGCGACTTCGAGGAAGGCATGCGCGCCGCCCAGGCGATCGGCGACGACACGCTGCAGAAGCAGTCGCAGGGCCGGGTCGTCCCGGAGAGCTTCACCCACGGCACCAGCGCGCAGCGGATGGCCGCGCTACGGACGGGCTTCCAGTCCGGCAACCCGGACAGCTGCCGGAGCCTGTGA
- a CDS encoding NADP-dependent oxidoreductase, which produces MAQAWHLMSRPQGTPTAENFALKEASLPPLEEGMVHVRNRWLSVDPYMRGRMNDVKSYVPPFQLDQPMEGGAVAEVVESRDPSFAAGDLVMHMAGWRDEAVLPAKALNKLPPIPGIPPEAFLGNLGLTGGTAYFGLLAVAEAKEGDTVFVSAAAGAVGSAVVQIAKAKGMTVIGSAGGPDKCDYVRSLGADSAIDYRAGPLVKSLGEAAPHGIDVYFDNVGGDHLDSAFAHARNHARFAICGMIGGYNAGGEPAAFRYVMRIIAARIRVQGFIWTDYMDRIGEFYRDMGQWIAAGQVKSRDTVVQGLDRTPEAFLGLFSGANTGKMLIKL; this is translated from the coding sequence ATGGCGCAAGCCTGGCACCTGATGAGCCGACCGCAGGGTACGCCGACAGCGGAAAACTTCGCGTTGAAGGAGGCCAGCCTCCCGCCGCTGGAAGAAGGCATGGTCCACGTTCGCAATCGTTGGCTGTCCGTCGACCCTTACATGCGCGGGCGCATGAATGACGTGAAGAGCTACGTGCCGCCGTTCCAGCTCGACCAGCCGATGGAAGGCGGCGCCGTGGCCGAGGTCGTCGAGAGCCGGGATCCCTCCTTCGCTGCCGGCGACCTCGTCATGCACATGGCCGGCTGGCGCGACGAAGCGGTTCTTCCGGCAAAGGCGCTGAACAAGCTGCCGCCGATCCCGGGCATTCCGCCGGAAGCGTTCCTCGGCAATCTCGGCCTGACCGGCGGCACAGCCTATTTCGGCCTCCTTGCCGTAGCCGAGGCGAAGGAAGGCGATACGGTATTCGTGTCCGCCGCCGCCGGTGCTGTCGGCTCTGCCGTCGTTCAGATCGCCAAGGCCAAGGGCATGACCGTGATCGGGTCGGCGGGCGGCCCCGACAAGTGCGACTATGTCCGCTCGCTCGGCGCCGACTCAGCGATCGACTATCGCGCCGGTCCGCTGGTCAAGAGCCTCGGCGAGGCCGCTCCCCACGGGATCGACGTCTACTTCGACAATGTCGGCGGCGACCATCTCGATTCGGCCTTCGCCCACGCCCGCAACCATGCCCGCTTCGCGATCTGTGGGATGATCGGGGGCTACAACGCCGGGGGCGAACCTGCCGCCTTCCGCTATGTCATGCGGATCATCGCCGCGCGGATCCGGGTGCAGGGCTTCATCTGGACTGACTACATGGATCGCATCGGCGAGTTTTACCGCGACATGGGCCAGTGGATCGCAGCTGGACAGGTGAAGAGCCGCGACACGGTGGTGCAAGGGCTCGACCGAACGCCGGAGGCCTTCCTGGGGTTGTTCAGCGGTGCCAATACGGGAAAGATGCTCATCAAATTGTAA
- a CDS encoding DUF4893 domain-containing protein: protein MIRKSLILPVLGLLLQACASTGSGRIIAHPSSDWRAAATPQDRERLRNWRSTWLQALAQARAAGHGAEIASEGRLLQPDAALGGAIRNGTYQCRLIKLGARSPGGVTFVSYPRFGCEVRQERQLQGFAKLSGTQRQVGLIFPGDPLRQVFLGTLLFSDESRAMQYGWDQERDVVGFVERIGPGRYRLAMPSPRFDSLFDVIELSAS from the coding sequence ATGATCCGAAAAAGCTTGATTCTTCCTGTACTTGGCCTGTTGCTCCAGGCCTGCGCCTCGACCGGATCAGGACGGATCATCGCGCATCCGAGCAGCGACTGGAGAGCCGCCGCGACTCCGCAGGACCGCGAGCGGCTGCGCAACTGGCGCAGCACCTGGCTGCAGGCGCTCGCACAGGCGCGGGCGGCAGGTCATGGCGCGGAGATCGCCTCGGAAGGTCGCCTGCTGCAACCCGACGCAGCGCTCGGCGGCGCCATTCGCAACGGCACCTATCAGTGCCGGCTCATCAAGCTCGGCGCGCGCTCGCCGGGAGGGGTGACCTTCGTGTCCTACCCTCGCTTCGGGTGCGAGGTACGCCAGGAGCGCCAACTGCAGGGCTTCGCCAAGCTCAGCGGCACCCAGCGCCAGGTTGGCCTGATCTTCCCCGGCGACCCGCTCCGCCAGGTGTTCCTCGGAACGCTGCTGTTCAGCGACGAGAGTCGTGCGATGCAATATGGCTGGGATCAGGAGCGGGACGTCGTTGGGTTCGTCGAGCGGATCGGTCCCGGGCGATACCGGCTGGCGATGCCCAGCCCGCGCTTCGACAGCCTGTTCGATGTCATCGAGCTGAGCGCCAGCTAA
- a CDS encoding aldo/keto reductase, with the protein MRQMGMSGIAVAPIALGGNVFGWTADEATSFRLLDAFVDAGGNMIDTADVYSAWVPGHQGGESETVIGRWLRRDPAKRNKVVIASKTGMMGGLAPDKIAEACDQSLRRLGVQTIDLYYEHKDDEAVPLTESLEAFERLREAGKIAAVGVSNFSAARLEEALDVAVRAGWEPAAAMQGWYNLVERGKFEDDIQDVVTGRGVGFFSYYSLANGFLAGKYRSEADLGKSVRGGRNREYVDSDKGRAVLAALDEVAGETGAAQATVALAWTKAQPGVTAAIASATSEEQMKQLVGALTLDLSPAQLQRLDEASA; encoded by the coding sequence ATGCGGCAGATGGGGATGAGCGGGATCGCAGTGGCGCCGATCGCGCTCGGCGGAAACGTTTTCGGCTGGACGGCGGACGAGGCGACGAGCTTTCGGCTGCTCGACGCCTTCGTCGACGCGGGCGGCAACATGATCGACACGGCCGATGTCTATTCGGCCTGGGTGCCCGGGCATCAGGGCGGTGAGAGCGAGACGGTGATCGGACGCTGGCTACGAAGGGACCCTGCCAAGCGAAACAAGGTCGTGATCGCTTCCAAGACCGGCATGATGGGCGGCCTTGCGCCAGACAAGATTGCTGAGGCTTGCGACCAATCACTGCGCCGCCTCGGGGTCCAAACCATCGATCTTTATTACGAGCATAAGGATGACGAGGCTGTCCCGCTGACCGAGAGCCTTGAGGCCTTCGAGCGGCTTCGTGAGGCAGGCAAGATCGCAGCGGTGGGGGTCAGCAACTTTTCGGCCGCGCGCCTCGAGGAAGCGCTCGACGTCGCGGTCCGGGCCGGGTGGGAGCCGGCGGCGGCGATGCAGGGCTGGTACAATCTCGTCGAGCGCGGCAAGTTCGAGGACGACATCCAGGACGTGGTCACCGGCCGCGGCGTCGGCTTCTTCTCCTACTACAGTTTGGCCAACGGCTTCCTCGCTGGCAAATATCGTTCGGAGGCGGACCTGGGGAAGTCCGTCCGAGGCGGGCGCAACCGGGAATATGTCGACAGTGACAAGGGCAGGGCGGTGCTCGCCGCGCTGGACGAAGTCGCGGGCGAGACTGGCGCCGCTCAGGCGACCGTGGCTCTGGCCTGGACCAAGGCGCAGCCGGGCGTGACGGCAGCGATCGCCAGCGCGACCAGTGAGGAGCAGATGAAGCAACTGGTCGGGGCTCTGACGCTGGACCTCAGCCCGGCACAGCTGCAGCGGCTTGACGAGGCGAGCGCCTAA
- a CDS encoding ATP-binding protein — protein MNPADPSQLSRSELIAATVESHAALARSNERYQALFNAVDDGFCIIEFVAGADGTLSDYVHIEANSGYERHTGIAGIVGKKLSDVAPGDEAAWLELYGGVLTTGEPIRFEREFAAVGRHIEVSAARIEPPSLRQVSVLFRDVTARKRAETALRESEAVARENIERVQLALAAGAIVGTWLWDIATDCFTVDEAFARAFGLDPAIGRNGLSLEQIVATVHPDDKNELGAAIERAVRRGGSHAHQFRVARADGRYCWIEAAGRVHHAPDGTPTSFPGVLIDIEERRAVEAERDRTAAALRALNETLEQRVVERTAELMQAEEKLRQAQKMEAVGQLTGGLAHDFNNLLAGISGSLELMNARLSQGRLEDTERYMTAALGATRRAAALTHRLLAFSRRQTLDPKPTNVNALVNGMTDLIQRTVGPEIRVETVGASGLWPALVDSSQLENALLNLCINARDAMPHGGRITIETANKWLDQQAAEMHDVPEGQYLSLCVSDTGSGMSPEVIAKVFDPFFTTKPLGEGTGLGLSMIYGFAKQSGGQVRIYSEVGEGTTVCIYLPRHYGEVADPALPQARPAPGPTASGETVLVVDDEPTVRMLVTDVLEELGFATIEAHDGASGLEVLRSDTRIDLLITDVGLPGGMNGRQMADAARRQRPGLSILFITGYAENAVLGNGHLEPGMELLTKPFAVDTLANRVRQIIERQRNRPAPERGAAD, from the coding sequence GTGAATCCTGCCGACCCCAGCCAGTTGTCCCGCTCCGAACTCATCGCCGCAACGGTCGAGAGCCACGCGGCGCTGGCCCGCAGCAACGAGCGCTACCAGGCCCTGTTCAACGCGGTCGACGACGGCTTCTGCATCATCGAGTTTGTGGCAGGCGCTGACGGAACGCTCAGCGACTATGTCCATATCGAGGCCAACTCCGGCTACGAGCGCCACACCGGCATCGCCGGGATCGTCGGCAAGAAGCTCAGCGACGTGGCGCCCGGCGACGAGGCAGCCTGGCTGGAACTCTACGGCGGGGTCCTGACAACCGGCGAACCGATTCGCTTCGAGCGCGAGTTCGCCGCGGTCGGTCGGCACATCGAGGTTTCGGCGGCGCGCATCGAGCCGCCCTCGCTGCGGCAGGTCTCCGTCCTGTTTCGCGACGTTACTGCCCGCAAGCGCGCGGAGACGGCGCTGCGCGAGAGCGAGGCGGTCGCGCGGGAGAACATCGAGCGGGTCCAGCTCGCGCTGGCGGCGGGGGCGATCGTCGGGACCTGGCTGTGGGACATCGCCACCGACTGCTTCACCGTCGACGAGGCGTTCGCGCGGGCTTTCGGACTCGATCCCGCGATCGGCCGGAACGGGCTCAGCCTCGAGCAGATCGTCGCCACGGTCCACCCCGACGACAAGAACGAACTGGGCGCCGCGATCGAGCGGGCGGTCCGCCGGGGCGGGTCCCACGCCCACCAGTTCCGGGTCGCACGTGCCGACGGTCGCTACTGCTGGATCGAGGCGGCGGGCCGGGTCCACCATGCGCCCGACGGAACGCCGACAAGCTTCCCGGGCGTGCTGATCGATATCGAGGAACGCCGCGCCGTCGAGGCGGAGCGCGACCGCACCGCGGCGGCGCTCCGGGCGCTTAACGAGACGCTCGAGCAGCGCGTGGTCGAGCGCACCGCCGAGCTGATGCAGGCCGAGGAAAAACTCCGCCAGGCGCAGAAGATGGAGGCGGTGGGGCAGCTGACCGGCGGCCTCGCCCACGACTTCAACAATCTTCTGGCCGGGATCTCGGGCTCGCTGGAGCTGATGAACGCGCGGCTGAGCCAGGGTCGGCTCGAGGATACTGAGCGCTACATGACTGCGGCGCTCGGGGCCACGCGGCGCGCGGCGGCGCTGACCCACCGGCTGCTCGCCTTCTCGCGCCGGCAGACGCTCGATCCCAAGCCAACCAACGTCAACGCGCTGGTCAACGGGATGACCGACCTCATCCAGCGCACGGTCGGCCCGGAGATCCGGGTCGAGACCGTCGGGGCGAGCGGCCTGTGGCCAGCGCTGGTCGACTCCAGCCAGCTCGAGAATGCGCTGCTGAACCTGTGCATCAACGCCCGCGACGCAATGCCGCACGGCGGTCGCATCACCATCGAGACCGCCAACAAGTGGCTCGATCAACAGGCAGCCGAGATGCACGACGTGCCGGAGGGGCAATATCTGTCCTTGTGCGTCTCCGACACCGGCTCGGGCATGAGCCCCGAGGTGATCGCCAAGGTCTTCGATCCCTTTTTCACGACCAAGCCACTGGGCGAGGGGACCGGCCTTGGCCTGTCGATGATCTACGGCTTCGCCAAGCAGTCCGGCGGCCAGGTTCGCATCTATTCCGAGGTGGGGGAGGGCACCACCGTGTGCATCTACCTGCCGCGCCACTATGGCGAGGTCGCCGACCCGGCGCTGCCGCAGGCGCGACCGGCGCCCGGGCCGACCGCGAGCGGCGAGACGGTGCTGGTGGTGGACGACGAGCCGACGGTCCGGATGCTGGTCACCGACGTGCTCGAGGAACTGGGCTTCGCCACGATCGAGGCGCACGACGGCGCGTCCGGGCTGGAGGTCCTGCGGTCGGACACCCGGATCGACCTGCTGATCACCGACGTCGGGCTGCCCGGCGGGATGAACGGGCGGCAGATGGCGGACGCGGCGCGGCGGCAGCGGCCCGGGCTCAGCATCCTGTTCATCACCGGCTATGCCGAGAACGCGGTGCTCGGGAACGGCCATCTCGAGCCGGGAATGGAGCTCCTGACCAAGCCTTTCGCTGTCGACACGCTGGCCAATCGGGTGCGGCAGATCATCGAACGGCAGCGGAACCGCCCGGCGCCGGAGCGCGGCGCGGCGGACTAG
- a CDS encoding amidohydrolase: MIRLLLASAALLAIPFPADAATAVSDGVRADMPQLMALYRDLHANPELSMQEVRSPAKLAAEARKLGFQVTEHVGKTGVVAVMKNGLGPVLLIRADMDALPVAEQTGLPFASKVHGRTLTGDDTPVMHACGHDTHMTAWLGTARRMAAAKDRWSGTLVMILQPGEETGQGAKAMLDDGLFTRFPKPTTALAFHDAAALPAGVIGIAPGYALANVDSVDIDVRGIGGHGAYPQTTKDPIVLASRIVMALQTLVSRENDPQQPAVVTVGSFHAGTKHNIISDSAKLQLTVRSYTPEVRKALLGGIARIARGEAIAAGMPDNRMPVVTVHEEMFTPSTFNTEPLSDHAMGVLAGTFGQTRVVKTPAVMGGEDFSRFYLADKSIQSLIFWVGGTPKAKWDAAGGDAAKLPSLHSPYWAPEAETVISTATEAMTTLAMDVLKKA, translated from the coding sequence ATGATCCGCCTCCTGCTCGCCTCCGCCGCCCTGCTGGCGATCCCCTTCCCTGCCGATGCCGCGACGGCTGTGTCCGACGGGGTCCGCGCCGACATGCCGCAGCTGATGGCGCTGTACCGCGACCTTCATGCCAATCCCGAACTCAGCATGCAGGAGGTGCGCTCGCCGGCAAAGCTGGCCGCCGAAGCGCGCAAGCTCGGCTTCCAGGTAACTGAGCACGTCGGCAAGACCGGGGTGGTCGCGGTCATGAAGAACGGACTAGGCCCGGTGCTTCTCATCCGCGCCGACATGGATGCACTCCCGGTCGCCGAGCAGACCGGTCTGCCGTTCGCCTCCAAGGTCCACGGCAGGACCCTGACCGGCGACGACACGCCGGTGATGCACGCATGCGGCCACGACACCCACATGACCGCTTGGCTTGGCACCGCCCGCCGGATGGCAGCAGCCAAGGATCGCTGGTCGGGTACGCTGGTAATGATCCTCCAGCCCGGTGAGGAAACCGGTCAGGGCGCCAAGGCGATGCTCGATGACGGGCTGTTCACCCGTTTTCCCAAGCCGACCACGGCCCTTGCCTTCCACGACGCGGCGGCTCTGCCTGCCGGCGTGATCGGGATCGCACCCGGCTATGCGCTGGCCAACGTCGACAGCGTCGATATCGACGTCCGCGGGATCGGCGGTCACGGTGCCTACCCGCAGACCACCAAGGATCCGATCGTCCTCGCCAGTCGGATCGTCATGGCCCTTCAGACCTTGGTCAGTCGCGAAAATGATCCGCAGCAGCCCGCCGTCGTAACGGTCGGCAGCTTTCATGCCGGAACCAAGCACAACATCATCTCGGACAGCGCCAAGCTCCAGTTGACGGTGCGGAGCTACACGCCCGAGGTCCGCAAGGCGCTGCTCGGCGGCATTGCCCGCATCGCGCGCGGCGAGGCGATCGCCGCCGGCATGCCGGACAACAGGATGCCGGTTGTCACGGTTCACGAAGAGATGTTCACACCCTCGACCTTCAACACCGAACCGCTCAGCGACCATGCGATGGGCGTGCTCGCCGGCACGTTCGGCCAAACTCGCGTGGTAAAAACCCCTGCGGTAATGGGCGGCGAGGATTTCAGCCGCTTCTATCTCGCCGACAAGTCGATCCAGAGCCTGATCTTCTGGGTCGGGGGAACGCCCAAGGCCAAGTGGGATGCCGCGGGTGGGGACGCCGCCAAGCTCCCCTCGCTTCACTCGCCCTACTGGGCTCCCGAAGCGGAGACGGTCATCTCGACTGCTACCGAGGCGATGACCACGTTGGCGATGGACGTGCTGAAGAAAGCCTGA
- a CDS encoding DUF2171 domain-containing protein, with protein MAYDRFDSRQGREQGSRWRDDDRGGNRNPENRGFFERAGDEIASWFGDDDAERRRRQDSQERGEDRGGRDNRDRGDYRSEYRSNQPYGQADYGRDQDRNRGDLGSDRNRWDRDQDRDDNRSTGWFDSGQSYARSMSDDYGRSSSSNRSDWDRNRSDQNRSDYGRSSQNYGSQSSNRSSGYDRSGNDDRSTDYRPMTGDYGRSSGMGSQDFSREQYGRQERFQDSDRNRGVGAGSTLYGQGNDQSRFSGHHSDPHYNEWRNRQMQELDNDYHDYRRENQNKFESEFTGWRTSRQGKRQLLQQIREHMAVVGSDGEHVGTVDKVRGDKVILTKNDSSDQHHHSLNCSLIDSIDNDQVKLSQPAQQAKQQLQREDDNQQQNSGGSALFGQRDESQTRNFDRSTNRDQDGPHMLDRSFSGTYGNNGE; from the coding sequence ATGGCTTATGACCGTTTTGACTCGCGGCAGGGCCGCGAGCAGGGTTCGCGATGGCGCGATGACGACCGCGGTGGCAACCGGAACCCGGAGAACCGCGGCTTCTTCGAACGCGCCGGCGACGAGATCGCCAGCTGGTTCGGAGATGACGACGCCGAGCGGCGCCGTCGCCAGGACAGCCAAGAGCGCGGCGAGGACCGCGGCGGGCGCGACAATCGCGACCGTGGCGACTACCGCAGCGAATATCGCAGCAACCAGCCCTACGGCCAGGCGGACTATGGTCGCGACCAGGACCGCAACCGCGGCGATCTCGGCTCCGACCGCAACCGCTGGGATCGCGACCAGGACCGCGACGACAACCGCTCGACCGGCTGGTTCGACAGCGGCCAAAGCTACGCCCGTTCGATGAGCGACGATTATGGCCGCTCTTCCAGCAGCAACCGCTCGGACTGGGATCGCAATCGTTCGGACCAGAACCGCAGCGACTATGGTCGCTCGTCGCAGAACTATGGCAGCCAGAGTAGCAATCGCTCGTCGGGGTACGACCGCTCCGGTAACGATGACCGCTCGACCGACTATCGTCCGATGACCGGCGACTACGGCCGTAGCAGCGGAATGGGCAGTCAGGACTTCTCGCGCGAGCAGTATGGCCGTCAGGAGCGGTTCCAGGACAGCGACCGCAACCGCGGCGTCGGTGCCGGTTCGACCCTTTATGGCCAGGGCAACGACCAGTCGCGCTTCTCCGGGCATCACAGCGATCCGCATTACAATGAGTGGCGGAACCGTCAGATGCAGGAACTCGACAATGACTATCACGACTACCGTCGTGAGAATCAGAACAAGTTCGAGAGCGAGTTCACTGGCTGGCGGACCAGTCGCCAGGGCAAGCGGCAGCTGCTCCAGCAGATCCGCGAGCATATGGCGGTGGTCGGCTCGGACGGCGAGCATGTCGGCACGGTCGACAAGGTCCGTGGAGACAAGGTGATCCTGACCAAGAACGATTCGTCGGACCAGCATCACCACAGCCTCAACTGCTCGTTGATCGACAGCATCGACAATGATCAGGTCAAGCTGAGCCAGCCCGCTCAGCAGGCCAAGCAGCAGCTCCAGCGCGAGGACGACAACCAGCAGCAGAACAGCGGCGGCAGCGCCCTGTTCGGTCAGCGCGACGAGAGCCAGACCCGCAACTTCGATCGCAGTACCAACCGCGATCAGGACGGGCCGCACATGCTCGACCGGAGCTTCTCCGGTACCTACGGGAACAACGGCGAGTAA
- a CDS encoding 3-hydroxybutyrate dehydrogenase: MHLNGKVALVTGSTSGIGLGIARALSQAGASVMINGFGEPTEIRAIQDELGAVYSDADLSRADEIEQMVALCTTELGTPDVVVNNAGIQHVAPVDSFPPDRWDAIIAINLNAVFHTVRLTVGAMKERGWGRIINTASAHSLVASPNKSAYVAAKHGVAGFTKTVALETAPHGVTVNCISPGYVWTPLVKRQIPDTMKTRGLSRDQVMNDVLLAAQPTKKFVTVEEVASLALYLTTDGAASITGANLSMDGGWTAQ; the protein is encoded by the coding sequence ATGCATCTGAACGGCAAGGTTGCGCTCGTGACCGGCTCCACCTCGGGCATCGGGCTCGGGATCGCGCGCGCGCTCTCGCAGGCCGGCGCCTCCGTGATGATCAACGGTTTCGGCGAGCCCACCGAGATCCGTGCGATCCAGGACGAACTCGGCGCCGTATACAGCGACGCCGACCTCTCGCGAGCCGACGAGATCGAGCAGATGGTCGCGCTCTGCACGACCGAGCTCGGGACCCCGGACGTCGTCGTGAACAATGCCGGCATCCAGCATGTCGCGCCGGTGGACTCCTTCCCGCCCGACCGCTGGGACGCCATCATCGCGATCAATCTCAATGCCGTGTTCCACACGGTACGGCTCACCGTCGGCGCGATGAAGGAGCGTGGCTGGGGCCGGATCATCAACACCGCCAGCGCCCATAGCCTCGTCGCATCACCCAACAAGAGCGCATACGTCGCCGCGAAGCATGGGGTCGCCGGCTTCACCAAGACCGTGGCGCTCGAGACCGCTCCCCATGGGGTTACGGTCAACTGCATATCGCCCGGCTATGTCTGGACGCCGCTGGTGAAAAGGCAGATCCCCGACACGATGAAGACCCGCGGGCTCAGCCGCGACCAGGTGATGAACGACGTCCTCCTCGCCGCCCAGCCGACGAAGAAGTTCGTCACCGTGGAGGAGGTCGCCAGCCTCGCCTTGTATCTCACCACCGACGGCGCAGCCTCGATCACCGGCGCCAATCTCAGCATGGATGGCGGCTGGACCGCGCAGTGA
- a CDS encoding endonuclease/exonuclease/phosphatase family protein, which translates to MRRLLVPFLAVLAAAAPAAAADLSVLSYNIHGLPWPIVHDRTRDLQAIGDRLAAMRAAGTQPHLVLLQEAFTGHAKAIGSIAGYPYAVRGPDSRGDLEDSGLLILSDYPVLGSERIVYRRGACAGLDCLSNKGALLVRVAVPGLAQPLAVVDTHMNARARSCAGRRHSDRAYAAQVEELRQFVASRILPGTPAIVGGDMNVGRAAARTALVTGDQLLAGSDDAVRTALAGAAPVDDPAAAAVIARRNKDWLFARGDQAVTFRLASLSVPFPRGTLSDHGGYIARYALVPSQAPAAVRVAGLEARP; encoded by the coding sequence ATGCGCCGTCTGTTGGTTCCGTTCCTGGCCGTGCTTGCCGCCGCCGCGCCGGCCGCCGCCGCCGACCTCAGCGTGCTCAGCTACAACATTCACGGGCTGCCCTGGCCCATCGTCCACGATCGTACACGCGACCTTCAGGCGATCGGCGACCGTCTCGCCGCGATGCGGGCAGCTGGCACCCAGCCCCACCTCGTTCTGCTGCAGGAGGCTTTCACCGGGCACGCCAAGGCGATCGGGTCAATCGCCGGTTACCCCTATGCGGTGCGGGGTCCCGACAGTCGCGGTGATCTGGAAGACAGCGGGCTGCTGATCCTCTCGGACTATCCGGTGCTCGGCAGCGAACGCATCGTCTACCGTCGTGGGGCCTGCGCCGGGCTCGACTGCCTGTCGAACAAGGGCGCCCTGCTGGTCCGGGTAGCGGTGCCCGGCCTTGCCCAGCCGCTAGCCGTCGTCGACACCCACATGAACGCGCGCGCTCGCTCCTGCGCGGGTCGTCGGCACAGCGATCGTGCCTACGCGGCCCAAGTCGAGGAATTGCGCCAGTTCGTCGCGAGCCGGATCCTGCCGGGCACCCCCGCGATCGTCGGTGGCGACATGAACGTCGGACGCGCCGCTGCCCGCACCGCCCTGGTAACGGGCGACCAGCTGCTTGCGGGTAGCGACGATGCGGTGCGGACGGCGCTCGCGGGGGCCGCACCGGTGGACGATCCTGCGGCGGCGGCGGTCATCGCCAGGCGCAACAAGGACTGGCTGTTCGCGCGCGGGGACCAGGCGGTCACCTTCCGGCTAGCATCGCTTTCCGTTCCCTTCCCCCGCGGCACCCTGTCCGACCACGGGGGCTATATCGCCCGCTACGCGCTGGTGCCGTCACAGGCTCCGGCAGCTGTCCGGGTTGCCGGACTGGAAGCCCGTCCGTAG